Proteins from a genomic interval of Fundulus heteroclitus isolate FHET01 chromosome 21, MU-UCD_Fhet_4.1, whole genome shotgun sequence:
- the thtpa gene encoding thiamine-triphosphatase has translation MSVEVEQKFLFDSDTLKAIEDIGVCVGQKQFQDQYFDTADFKLTLQDTWLRRRKQSWELKCPTATFSGTAEPGGERSLCTQYKEITNLPEIYQRVKALIKDSGEEGEKETTPSAEDDSWLSELGLCCFAEFTTTRRSFTLKGEEGVQIDLDQADFGYHVGEIEVLVPEGGNMQSAKEKIRHTAQRLGLNEERRVAGKMTVYLERYRPEQYAILLSAHVL, from the exons ATGAGTGTGGAAGTGGAACAAAAGTTTTTATTCGACTCTGACACCCTGAAAGCAATCGAGGACATTGGTG TCTGTGTCGGCCAGAAACAATTTCAGGATCAGTACTTTGACACAGCAGATTTTAAACTGACTTTACAAGACACGTGGCTGCGCCGCCGGAAACAATCCTGGGAGCTCAAGTGTCCGACGGCGACATTCAGTGGGACTGCGGAGCCAGGAGGAGAGCGGTCTCTGTGTACTCAGTATAAGGAGATCACCAATCTGCCCGAAATCTACCAGAGGGTGAAGGCGCTAATAAAAGACAGTGGCGAGGAAGGGGAGAAGGAGACGACCCCCTCTGCCGAAGACGACTCCTGGCTAAGCGAGTTGGGTCTGTGCTGCTTCGCAGAGTTTACTACAACACGGAGGTCATTCACTTTGAAAGGAGAGGAGGGGGTGCAGATAGATCTGGACCAAGCTGACTTTGGCTACCATGTGGGGGAGATAGAGGTCCTCGTACCAGAGGGGGGAAACATGCAGTCTGCAAAAGAGAAGATCAGACACACCGCTCAGAGGCTGG GTCTGAATGAAGAGAGGCGAGTTGCAGGAAAAATGACCGTTTACCTTGAAAGATATCGTCCAGAGCAATATGCAATACTGCTGAGTGCACATGTCTTGTAG